In Procambarus clarkii isolate CNS0578487 chromosome 6, FALCON_Pclarkii_2.0, whole genome shotgun sequence, one DNA window encodes the following:
- the LOC138354717 gene encoding uncharacterized glycosyltransferase RBE_0706-like — translation MVKGELVEDMVKGELLENMVKGELVENMVKGELVENMVKGELVENMVKGELVENMVKGELVENMVKGELVENMVKGELVENMVKGELVENMVKGELVENMVKGELVENMVKGELVENMVKGELVENMVKGVYV, via the coding sequence ATGGTTAAGGGGGAGTTGGTGGAGGACATGGTTAAGGGGGAGCTGTTGGAGAACATGGTTAAGGGGGAGTTGGTGGAGAACATGGTTAAGGGGGAGTTGGTGGAGAACATGGTTAAGGGGGAGTTGGTGGAGAACATGGTTAAGGGGGAGTTGGTGGAGAACATGGTTAAGGGGGAGTTGGTGGAGAACATGGTTAAGGGGGAGTTGGTGGAGAACATGGTTAAGGGGGAGTTGGTGGAGAACATGGTTAAGGGGGAGTTGGTGGAGAACATGGTTAAGGGGGAGTTGGTGGAGAACATGGTTAAGGGGGAGTTGGTGGAGAACATGGTTAAGGGGGAGTTGGTGGAGAACATGGTTAAGGGGGAGTTGGTGGAGAACATGGTTAAGGGGGTGTACGTGTAG